The genome window GTCGTTGGCCATGCGCAAGAATGCCTTGGCGTCGAAGGCCGGATACACCGCGCGCATTTCGCTGGCGATGTGTTCCAGGCGGGCGCTGTTGAAGATTTCCTTGAGGGCAGGGGAGGCAGTGGTCGGGGTCGTCATGGCAGGGTCCGTCGTGCAGGGCTTGTCACTATATCCCGTGGCGAGGGAGCTTGCTCCCGCTCGGCTGCGCAGCAGTCGTACCCCCCGTGAATGCCGTATCACTGAATGACCGCGTCGCCTGGATTGGGGCTGCTGCGCAGCCCAGCGGGAGCAAGCTCCCTCGCCACGGGGTACAGTTTCCAGGAATTAAGGAATGATTTGCCGCCCGCGAAGTCCCAGATTCAGTCCCTCGAATAACTGGAGTTTTTTCTATGCGCAAACCCACCCTGATCGCCAGCCTGGTCCTGATTGCCGGCCTTGGAGCCCTTGGGCCTGTTGCGCAAGCGGTCGAGAAAACCGGAGACGCCCTGGAGCATTCGCCGAGCAATGGCCGCAGGCTGGTGGAGAACGACCGGGTACCGGCGGACTACCAGCGCGCGGACAGGGCCATGAAAGACTGGAAACAGAAGAAGCTCGAACAGCCGACAAGCGAGCAGCAATGGGTGCAGATCGACGACAAGTACCTGCTGATCGAAACCGTGTCCGGCGCGATCGTCAAGATCGTGCCGGCCACACGTTAAATCTTCAGAGCACTTCGCCTTTGTCCCATAGGTGAACCAGCTCGCCGGGTGCCCGGTCCTCGGGCACCTGCAGCACCATCTCGTCGTCCTGGTCGTTGGCGCGATAACGCACCTCGATCTGGAAAAACCGCTGGTCGCCGCGCCCGGGCGTGGAGGAGGTCAGCGGCAGGCAGCCCTCCAGGACCGAACAGATGCGAGTGCGCTGGTCGAGGTCGCACTGGGCGAACTCGATTTCCCGTGGTCGGGTCAACGCATGGATGGCGGCCACGCCGCCTTGGCGCGACAGCCGTACCACGGCTTTGTCGTCGAGGTCTGGAAGGGTTTTCATCAGCTCTCCTGTGTCAGGTCGACGCCGACCTGGGCCCAGCCGTTCTGTACCGCTTGCACTTCCCGCGTGCCGAAGCGCTGGCGGGCATGCTCGACGGTCAAGCGGGCGAAGGCGCTGAAGGACGCGTCATTGGCCAGTCTTCGGTCGCACAAGGTGTCATACCAGATCCGGCCGGCCTTTTCCCAGGCAAATCCGCCCAGCGTGGTTGCCACCAGATAAAAGGCCCGGTTGGGAATGCCGGAATTGATGTGCACGCCACCGTTGTCTTCACGGGTAATCACGAATTCGCGCATGTGCGCCGGTTGCGGGTCCTTGCCCAGCAGCGGGTCATCGTAGGCGCTGCCGGGGTTGGACATGCTGCGCAGGCCGTCGCCGTTGATCTTGTCGGTGAGCAGGTCGGCGCCGATCAGCCAGTCGGCCTGGTCGGCGGTCTGTTCGAGCACGAACTGCTTGA of Pseudomonas fluorescens contains these proteins:
- a CDS encoding protealysin inhibitor emfourin; this encodes MKTLPDLDDKAVVRLSRQGGVAAIHALTRPREIEFAQCDLDQRTRICSVLEGCLPLTSSTPGRGDQRFFQIEVRYRANDQDDEMVLQVPEDRAPGELVHLWDKGEVL
- a CDS encoding RcnB family protein, with protein sequence MRKPTLIASLVLIAGLGALGPVAQAVEKTGDALEHSPSNGRRLVENDRVPADYQRADRAMKDWKQKKLEQPTSEQQWVQIDDKYLLIETVSGAIVKIVPATR